Genomic segment of Microbacterium hydrocarbonoxydans:
CGCAGCTGTTCCAGAAGCTGCTCGTCGACTACTACGGGACGCCCACCCCTCTGGCGCAGCTCGCCTCGCTCGCGAACCCCGAGGCTCGTTCGCTGCTGATCACGCCATACGACAAGTCCGCGCTCAAGGCGATCGAGCAGGCCGTTCGCGACATGCCGAACCTCGGCGCGAACCCGACGAACGACGGCAACATCGTTCGTGTCACGATGCCCGAGCTCACCGCGGACCGCCGCAAGGAGTACGTCAAGCTCGTCAAGTCGAAGGGCGAAGACGCGAAGGTCCACGTCCGCGGCATCCGCCGCAAGGCGAAGGACGAACTCGACGCACTCAAGAACGAGGTCGGCGAGGACGAGATCGCCCGTGGCGAGAAGGAACTCGACGCCCTCACGCGCCAGCACGTCGACCTGATCGACGACGCACTCAAGCGCAAAGAGGCCGAACTGCTCGAGGTGTAGGCGGGATGTCAGACGATTCCACCGGTGCCGGCGACGATCAGCCGAACACGCGCCGCGAGGCGCGCGACTCATCGGCGTCGACCGGCGGTGTCACCGGCGGCGACGGAACAGTCCCTGTCTTCGACATCGGAGATGCTCCGCCCCGTCCGCCGCTGCCTCGCGGCGACGCGCCCGTAACGGCATCGGTACTGGATACTGCCGAACACAAAGTCATCAG
This window contains:
- the frr gene encoding ribosome recycling factor, with amino-acid sequence MIADVLAETTSRMARAVDAAKEDFSTVRTGRANPQLFQKLLVDYYGTPTPLAQLASLANPEARSLLITPYDKSALKAIEQAVRDMPNLGANPTNDGNIVRVTMPELTADRRKEYVKLVKSKGEDAKVHVRGIRRKAKDELDALKNEVGEDEIARGEKELDALTRQHVDLIDDALKRKEAELLEV